Proteins encoded by one window of Salvia splendens isolate huo1 chromosome 7, SspV2, whole genome shotgun sequence:
- the LOC121742555 gene encoding uncharacterized protein LOC121742555 has translation MDESFTVQISSNLVKKLLNNGEVVKKKTRRPAPKIPKEPQAKQLPDDSEALRGPSSTAWPIQPPLYVPPPPPSHKTPNPELEAIRSVLEESEKVVERLHKQEENMLQEVTERAKDLHDKEFKLPNSKPMPCLDEKDACLNCYKEHIKDPLKCAQLVKDFADCARTARQQAGHSN, from the coding sequence ATGGATGAATCATTCACAGTTCAGATCAGCAGCAACTTAGTTAAAAAACTTCTCAATAATGGTGAGGTGGTAAAGAAGAAAACCAGGAGGCCCGCGCCAAAAATTCCCAAAGAACCACAAGCGAAGCAGCTTCCTGATGATTCCGAGGCACTCAGAGGCCCTTCTTCAACTGCATGGCCAATTCAGCCTCCTCTTTACgtgccaccaccacctccttcaCACAAAACACCAAATCCGGAGTTAGAGGCCATTCGGTCTGTCCTTGAGGAGAGTGAGAAAGTCGTGGAGAGGTTGCATAAGCAGGAGGAGAACATGTTACAGGAGGTCACTGAAAGAGCAAAAGATCTTCATGACAAAGAGTTCAAGCTTCCAAATAGCAAGCCCATGCCTTGTCTTGATGAGAAGGATGCGTGTTTGAATTGCTACAAGGAACATATCAAGGACCCTCTAAAATGTGCCCAATTGGTCAAAGATTTTGCAGATTGTGCTCGCACAGCTAGGCAGCAAGCCGGTCACAGCAACTAG